The following are encoded together in the bacterium genome:
- a CDS encoding tetratricopeptide repeat protein: MKAKGYGLIVVIIMAMMAGCAGQDPDVRRGNTFFENKKYDASFKAFERAYQRDPVIFDEDKELRERFKNAYYYHGGQLELAGSLEAALKYYEKGFELIPTDAGMANKLAQFFWEDEDFDGAAKYYEYLVEIDAQAPDTDNKWAILSEDYYALGYALHQIEEYEEAIEAFQQSIKASPKGKFAGKCKSAIGGSKYEMKKKKK, encoded by the coding sequence ATGAAAGCAAAAGGATACGGATTGATTGTTGTGATCATAATGGCGATGATGGCAGGCTGTGCGGGTCAAGATCCTGATGTGCGGCGCGGCAACACTTTTTTCGAGAATAAGAAATATGATGCATCCTTCAAAGCGTTTGAACGGGCTTATCAGAGGGATCCGGTTATTTTTGATGAAGATAAAGAATTACGCGAACGTTTCAAAAATGCCTATTACTATCATGGCGGTCAGCTGGAATTGGCGGGCAGTTTGGAAGCTGCACTCAAATATTATGAAAAAGGATTTGAACTGATCCCCACAGATGCCGGCATGGCCAATAAACTTGCCCAGTTTTTTTGGGAAGATGAGGATTTTGACGGTGCTGCCAAGTATTATGAATACCTGGTGGAGATTGATGCGCAGGCACCGGATACGGATAACAAATGGGCTATTTTGAGTGAAGATTATTATGCGCTGGGGTATGCACTGCATCAGATCGAGGAATATGAAGAAGCGATTGAGGCGTTTCAGCAGTCCATCAAAGCCTCTCCCAAAGGTAAATTCGCCGGAAAATGCAAAAGCGCCATTGGAGGCTCGAAATACGAGATGAAGAAAAAGAAGAAGTGA
- a CDS encoding divergent PAP2 family protein — translation MLQETWIALSTVVTSHFFITVFTAWLFASFVKVVLHLIKARKFDFRLLVDTGRMPSSHSAFVMCLSTVVGLETGWDSPLYLFALGFAILVMNDASGVRRAAGHQARILNVILDDMSQHKHISQGRLKEFLGHTRLEVMAGATIGVMWGLFFY, via the coding sequence ATGTTGCAGGAAACATGGATTGCTTTAAGTACGGTAGTCACCAGTCATTTTTTTATAACGGTATTCACTGCCTGGCTTTTCGCCTCCTTTGTTAAAGTGGTACTCCATTTAATTAAAGCGAGGAAATTTGATTTTAGACTTCTGGTGGATACCGGACGCATGCCCAGTTCGCATTCGGCATTTGTCATGTGTTTATCCACCGTGGTGGGGTTGGAAACCGGTTGGGACAGCCCGTTGTATCTGTTTGCCCTGGGATTTGCCATTCTGGTCATGAATGATGCCTCCGGTGTACGCCGGGCAGCCGGCCATCAGGCACGGATACTCAATGTGATATTAGACGACATGTCCCAGCATAAGCATATCAGCCAGGGAAGGCTCAAGGAATTTCTGGGCCATACCCGGCTGGAGGTCATGGCCGGTGCGACGATTGGTGTTATGTGGGGTCTGTTTTTTTATTAA
- the dxs gene encoding 1-deoxy-D-xylulose-5-phosphate synthase, translated as MSLLEKINSPQAVKKLTVAQLKQLSEEIRVFMVDAVSKTGGHLASSLGAVELTLALHHVYQTPQDKIVWDVGHQTYAHKIISGRRDRFATLRQYKGLSGFPKREESPYDTFNTGHSSTSISAALGMARARDLTKSPQKIIAVIGDGSLSNGTALEALNDAGHKKTDLLVILNDNRMSISRPVGGLSNYLNQIITGRMYNRLKSQVEGMLAAIPAVGKTALGLTHYLEEATKGLIVPGVLFEELGFRYLGPVDGNDVEQMISTLKRVKDFSGPILLHVLTQKGKGFSPAEQNPVAFHGTPKFDARTGQCRLSPQLTFSQAFSQSLLRLAKQDKKVVAIVAAMTSGTALDEFAEQLPERFFDVGIAEGHAVTLAAGMASQGYKPVVTIYSTFLQRAYDQIVHDVCLQNLPVVFALDRAGLVGEDGPTHHGVFDIAYLRHIPNLVIFSPGNESDLAGMLKTALARRGPTVLRYPRGAGVIGKVGKTITAVPVGKAKVPAKGSAITLLAVGNMVEPALAAARVLETKKIATTVVDVRCIKPLDTQTLLREIRKTGKVVTIEDHVLSGGFGSAVLEMLASQEMTAISIARLGLPDAFVEQGSICELFEQYGLTSEGIVRVALSVLDKKRLKMKKTGKSGTKK; from the coding sequence ATGTCTCTTTTGGAAAAAATCAATTCTCCGCAAGCTGTCAAAAAGCTCACGGTCGCTCAACTCAAACAATTGTCGGAAGAAATCCGGGTATTTATGGTTGATGCGGTTTCCAAGACCGGTGGGCATCTGGCGTCCTCGCTGGGCGCAGTTGAGCTGACGTTGGCGCTGCACCATGTTTATCAGACACCTCAGGATAAAATTGTCTGGGATGTTGGGCACCAAACATATGCGCATAAAATAATAAGCGGACGCCGCGATCGTTTCGCAACCTTGCGCCAGTACAAAGGGCTTTCCGGATTTCCCAAACGCGAGGAGAGTCCTTATGATACGTTTAATACGGGCCATTCCTCCACGTCGATTTCCGCTGCGCTGGGGATGGCACGGGCACGTGATCTTACCAAATCCCCACAAAAAATTATTGCAGTCATTGGTGACGGGTCGCTTTCAAACGGCACGGCTCTGGAAGCACTCAATGATGCCGGGCATAAAAAAACCGATCTGCTGGTTATCTTAAATGATAACCGGATGTCGATCTCCCGTCCGGTGGGGGGACTCTCCAATTATTTGAATCAGATTATTACCGGACGGATGTACAACCGGCTCAAGTCGCAAGTCGAGGGGATGTTGGCTGCTATTCCGGCAGTGGGTAAGACTGCCCTGGGTTTGACGCATTATCTGGAGGAAGCCACCAAGGGGTTGATTGTTCCGGGTGTTCTTTTTGAAGAACTGGGATTTCGTTATCTGGGTCCGGTGGATGGCAATGATGTCGAACAAATGATTTCAACCTTGAAACGCGTCAAGGATTTTTCCGGCCCGATTCTATTGCATGTTCTGACGCAAAAAGGAAAGGGGTTCTCTCCGGCGGAACAAAATCCAGTGGCTTTTCACGGCACACCCAAGTTTGACGCCCGGACCGGACAGTGTCGCCTAAGTCCTCAGCTTACATTTTCTCAGGCCTTTTCACAAAGCCTGTTGCGGCTTGCCAAGCAAGATAAAAAAGTTGTCGCCATTGTGGCGGCGATGACCTCAGGGACGGCATTGGATGAATTTGCAGAACAACTGCCGGAACGTTTTTTTGATGTGGGCATTGCCGAGGGACACGCGGTCACCCTGGCGGCCGGTATGGCCAGTCAGGGATATAAGCCGGTTGTTACGATTTATTCGACATTTTTGCAGCGTGCCTATGACCAGATTGTACATGATGTCTGTCTACAGAATCTTCCGGTGGTTTTTGCACTGGATCGTGCCGGGCTGGTCGGCGAGGACGGTCCGACACATCATGGTGTTTTTGATATTGCCTATCTCAGGCATATTCCGAATCTCGTTATCTTTTCTCCCGGTAATGAAAGTGATCTGGCCGGAATGTTGAAAACCGCACTGGCCAGGCGGGGGCCGACAGTCTTGCGGTATCCGCGCGGTGCCGGTGTGATTGGTAAAGTGGGTAAGACCATTACCGCTGTTCCGGTAGGCAAGGCCAAAGTACCGGCTAAGGGCAGTGCGATAACGCTATTGGCAGTGGGGAATATGGTGGAACCTGCGCTGGCTGCAGCACGGGTATTGGAAACCAAAAAAATTGCAACAACGGTGGTTGATGTGCGGTGTATCAAACCGCTGGATACGCAGACTTTGCTGCGGGAGATCAGGAAAACCGGCAAGGTGGTTACCATCGAAGATCATGTTTTGTCGGGTGGTTTTGGCAGTGCTGTTTTGGAGATGCTGGCATCTCAGGAGATGACGGCCATCAGCATTGCCCGGCTGGGTCTGCCGGATGCATTTGTGGAGCAAGGATCGATTTGTGAGCTTTTTGAGCAATACGGGTTGACTTCGGAGGGAATTGTGCGTGTTGCACTTTCTGTTTTGGATAAGAAGCGCTTAAAAATGAAAAAGACCGGGAAATCCGGCACGAAGAAATGA
- a CDS encoding polyprenyl synthetase family protein: MKIRKASSKSNRASRKTVTKAAVKKKSLVKDDSHFNLKTYLASRGKLVDEALNRYLPRKDYFPAKLHAAVRHSMFSGGKRLRPILVIAAAEACGSTAQAVMPAACALECIHTYSLMHDDLPAMDDDALRRGQPTCHKIFGEAAAILAGDALLTFAFELMGKLEFSPKKADEAEQVIAASRILAKAAGMAGMVGGQMADIDAEGQDINLPMLQYIHTHKTGQLIQAALKIGGCLAKASSEKMKALSVYGETIGLAFQISDDVLNVIGEMRDLGKSVGTDEARGKATYPALFGLEESKKHAETLIAKGLSALKVFGKKAAPLTAIANYVTEREV, encoded by the coding sequence ATGAAGATCAGGAAAGCCTCTTCTAAGTCAAACAGAGCATCTCGCAAAACCGTCACGAAAGCGGCGGTTAAAAAGAAGTCCTTGGTGAAAGATGACAGCCACTTTAACCTAAAAACCTATTTGGCTTCCCGGGGGAAGCTGGTTGACGAGGCCTTAAATCGTTATTTGCCGCGTAAGGATTATTTTCCGGCGAAATTGCATGCTGCGGTTCGGCACAGTATGTTTTCTGGGGGTAAGCGTTTGCGTCCGATTTTAGTGATCGCCGCAGCGGAGGCTTGCGGGAGCACGGCCCAAGCGGTGATGCCGGCGGCATGTGCATTGGAATGCATCCATACCTATTCACTCATGCATGATGATTTACCTGCGATGGATGATGATGCGCTGCGTCGGGGGCAGCCGACCTGTCACAAAATTTTCGGCGAAGCAGCCGCGATTTTAGCAGGGGATGCACTTTTGACCTTTGCGTTTGAGCTGATGGGGAAATTGGAATTTTCTCCCAAAAAAGCGGATGAGGCGGAACAAGTCATAGCAGCGTCGCGTATTCTTGCCAAGGCAGCAGGCATGGCAGGTATGGTCGGCGGCCAGATGGCGGATATTGATGCAGAAGGCCAGGATATTAATCTGCCCATGCTGCAGTATATTCATACGCATAAGACCGGGCAGCTGATTCAGGCGGCACTTAAAATCGGGGGATGTCTGGCCAAGGCGTCATCTGAAAAAATGAAAGCACTTTCAGTCTATGGCGAGACCATTGGCTTGGCTTTTCAGATATCGGATGATGTTTTAAATGTAATCGGAGAAATGCGCGATCTTGGCAAAAGTGTGGGAACAGATGAAGCCAGAGGCAAGGCGACTTATCCGGCACTGTTCGGGCTGGAGGAATCTAAAAAACATGCGGAGACACTTATTGCCAAGGGATTGTCAGCGCTTAAAGTTTTTGGGAAAAAGGCGGCGCCATTAACGGCGATTGCAAACTACGTAACAGAACGCGAGGTGTAG
- a CDS encoding TlyA family RNA methyltransferase: MNKVKKCRVDQLAVERGLFQSRNQAQAGIMAGELYSDDSMLSKPGHLVKADIPLSRKSRRQRYVGRGGFKLEGALKDFQFEVRDMVCVDIGSSTGGFTDCLLQHHAVRVHCIDVGKGQLDFKIRKHPQVTVSEGVNARYLKPEDFAETFDLAVIDVSFISLTKILPAVSELLEPQGGKIIALIKPQFEVGPAAIGKGGIVRDKQARDGAVQHVLQCLPDCHLKKINVRPSCIKGTDGNQEFFLFAERRT; encoded by the coding sequence ATGAATAAAGTCAAAAAATGTCGGGTTGATCAATTGGCGGTTGAACGCGGTCTGTTCCAGAGCCGCAATCAGGCACAGGCCGGAATCATGGCGGGCGAGCTTTATTCGGATGATAGTATGTTGAGCAAGCCGGGTCATCTGGTCAAAGCGGATATACCGCTGTCCCGCAAAAGCCGGCGGCAGCGGTATGTCGGTCGCGGTGGATTCAAACTGGAGGGCGCGCTCAAGGATTTTCAGTTTGAGGTGCGCGACATGGTTTGTGTGGATATTGGGTCTTCGACCGGCGGGTTTACGGATTGCCTGTTGCAGCATCATGCCGTCCGTGTGCATTGTATTGATGTGGGCAAGGGTCAGCTGGATTTTAAAATTCGGAAGCACCCTCAGGTGACTGTCTCGGAAGGTGTGAATGCACGGTATCTCAAACCGGAAGATTTTGCAGAAACGTTTGATCTGGCAGTGATTGATGTCTCGTTTATTTCATTGACCAAAATTTTACCGGCAGTTTCAGAATTACTGGAACCCCAAGGCGGAAAAATAATTGCCCTGATTAAACCGCAATTTGAGGTTGGGCCGGCCGCGATCGGCAAAGGCGGCATCGTACGCGACAAACAGGCCAGAGATGGTGCGGTGCAGCATGTTTTGCAGTGTCTGCCGGACTGTCATTTGAAGAAAATTAATGTGCGGCCCAGTTGCATCAAAGGGACCGACGGTAATCAGGAATTTTTTCTTTTCGCGGAGCGTAGGACATGA
- the recN gene encoding DNA repair protein RecN, with the protein MILEISVKNISLIPALTLAPDEGLSILTGETGAGKSILLGALSLLLGERASVDLIRADCDTATVEGLFRLEMQSPVHALLEESGLEPCEDNQLVIKRTLARNGRSKCFINGGYTTLAILERIGEELVDLHGQHQHQSLLQRHQQRDLLDAWAGLETLRKQVADVYGELRASRAAREQLAMDEAERVRQLDLLVYQIEEIEKARIQPGEYEQLQEEKNKLANAERMLANVITALDSLHRKEEGSARESLTQAVNAISDLARFDSQMGSLADDLRSAEVLITDVVDRLADFSEGFEADPAQLETVEERLDVLYKLKKKYGESEEAILGFYESKLVEKESLTHKDEELERLAQEEAALSADLSQKARELSGKRRAAGKELAKALELELKSLGFNQAMFEIQVEPREDTGGWISWDGKHYKCGPHGADDIQFLIAPNPGEEAKPVSKIASGGELSRIMLAIKVIAASAARVPTMIFDEVDAGVGGATAEAVGRKLKELSKHRQVMVITHLPQIARFARSHFLISKYVEQGRTISQVSPLDRDAQVKELARLMAGDQITDTALNHARELIEKS; encoded by the coding sequence ATGATACTTGAAATTTCCGTAAAAAATATTTCGCTTATTCCTGCATTGACACTGGCGCCGGATGAGGGTTTGAGTATTTTGACCGGTGAAACCGGTGCGGGGAAATCCATTTTACTCGGAGCATTGTCGCTGCTTTTAGGCGAGCGCGCTTCTGTGGATTTGATCCGGGCGGATTGCGATACCGCTACGGTGGAAGGCCTTTTTCGCCTGGAGATGCAATCACCGGTACATGCGTTGTTGGAGGAATCCGGTCTTGAACCCTGTGAAGATAATCAACTTGTAATCAAAAGGACGCTGGCACGCAATGGCCGGAGCAAATGTTTTATCAATGGCGGCTATACAACCCTGGCAATTTTGGAGCGCATTGGCGAGGAATTGGTTGATCTGCACGGTCAACACCAGCATCAATCGTTGCTCCAGCGTCATCAGCAACGTGATTTACTTGATGCCTGGGCAGGCCTGGAGACGCTGCGTAAACAGGTGGCGGATGTCTATGGGGAATTGCGTGCTTCGCGGGCAGCGCGGGAGCAATTGGCCATGGATGAGGCGGAACGCGTACGCCAGCTTGATCTTTTGGTCTATCAGATTGAGGAAATTGAAAAAGCCCGGATTCAACCCGGCGAGTATGAACAGTTGCAGGAAGAAAAAAATAAATTGGCCAATGCCGAGCGGATGCTCGCCAATGTCATAACCGCCCTGGATAGTCTTCATCGCAAAGAAGAAGGCTCAGCGCGTGAGAGCCTTACGCAAGCGGTGAATGCAATTAGTGATCTGGCGCGTTTTGACAGTCAGATGGGCTCCCTGGCAGATGATTTGCGGTCTGCCGAGGTCTTGATCACGGACGTGGTTGACCGGTTGGCGGATTTTTCTGAAGGATTTGAGGCGGATCCGGCGCAACTGGAAACAGTGGAAGAACGTCTGGATGTTTTATATAAATTGAAGAAAAAATACGGCGAGTCGGAAGAGGCCATTCTCGGGTTTTATGAATCAAAGCTGGTGGAAAAAGAGAGTTTGACCCACAAAGATGAAGAATTGGAGCGGCTTGCCCAAGAAGAAGCGGCCTTGAGCGCGGATTTGTCGCAAAAAGCAAGAGAACTCTCGGGAAAAAGGCGTGCAGCGGGTAAGGAATTGGCAAAGGCCCTGGAACTTGAATTAAAATCACTGGGATTTAATCAGGCGATGTTTGAGATTCAAGTTGAACCGCGTGAAGATACCGGCGGATGGATCAGCTGGGATGGAAAACACTATAAATGCGGACCGCATGGCGCAGATGATATTCAGTTTTTGATTGCCCCCAACCCCGGCGAGGAGGCCAAGCCGGTATCCAAAATAGCCTCAGGCGGGGAGCTCTCCCGTATTATGCTGGCAATTAAGGTAATTGCGGCATCTGCCGCGCGTGTACCCACCATGATATTCGATGAGGTGGATGCCGGTGTTGGCGGCGCAACCGCAGAGGCGGTTGGACGGAAACTAAAGGAATTGTCGAAACACCGGCAGGTTATGGTGATTACCCATCTTCCCCAGATAGCGCGTTTTGCCCGGAGTCATTTTTTAATCAGTAAGTATGTGGAACAAGGTAGAACCATTTCTCAGGTGAGTCCGCTGGATCGAGACGCGCAAGTCAAGGAACTTGCCCGGCTTATGGCAGGTGACCAGATCACAGATACTGCACTTAATCATGCCCGGGAACTTATAGAAAAATCCTAG
- the xseA gene encoding exodeoxyribonuclease VII large subunit — protein sequence MQKRHWRLEIRDEEKEEVSIDSTDQQRKVYSVSELVESARGLLEGAFSRVWVEGEISNFKHHSSGHFYLTLKDSGSQLRAAMFRGANRTMRFKTEDGLKVIALGRLSLYTARGDFQMVIESMEPAGLGALQLAYEQLKKKLAAEGLFDPGRKKILPEFPRRIVVITSPTGAAIRDILNVTGRRSPLADISIYPVRVQGDGSAKEIAHAVNRLNEIGGWDVIICGRGGGSLEDLWAFNEEIVARAIAASEIPVISAVGHEVDYTIADFTADVRAETPTAAAEMVVRDRREMSGQVKSLQRHLSNRMYEQLNSMRQRLDRATASRFLQKPLAVFEPMAQRLDDLTADLRQSLTNRLRFSRQELKGRIAQLEALSPLKVMSRGYSLVYKQPDNQLIKSSKSLKQGDQIRIKLSEGQVECDVNKTKEIIGNEV from the coding sequence ATGCAAAAGCGCCATTGGAGGCTCGAAATACGAGATGAAGAAAAAGAAGAAGTGAGCATAGATTCAACCGACCAGCAGCGTAAAGTCTATTCGGTTTCCGAACTGGTCGAGAGTGCCCGCGGGTTATTAGAGGGGGCATTTTCCCGTGTTTGGGTGGAAGGTGAAATTTCTAATTTTAAGCACCACTCTTCCGGGCACTTTTATCTCACACTCAAAGACAGCGGCAGCCAGTTGCGCGCTGCGATGTTTCGTGGTGCCAACCGCACCATGCGTTTTAAGACCGAAGACGGTCTCAAGGTAATTGCCTTGGGCCGTCTTTCGCTTTATACGGCGCGGGGTGATTTCCAGATGGTCATCGAGAGCATGGAGCCGGCCGGGTTGGGTGCATTGCAGCTTGCCTATGAGCAACTCAAGAAAAAACTTGCCGCAGAAGGTCTGTTTGATCCGGGACGAAAAAAAATATTACCTGAATTCCCGCGCCGTATTGTGGTGATCACGTCGCCGACCGGTGCTGCGATCCGCGATATTTTAAATGTCACCGGACGGCGTTCGCCCCTGGCGGATATTTCGATCTATCCGGTCCGGGTCCAAGGCGATGGGTCGGCCAAAGAAATTGCGCATGCCGTAAACCGGCTCAATGAAATAGGCGGCTGGGATGTGATTATCTGCGGTCGCGGCGGCGGTTCTTTGGAAGATCTCTGGGCTTTTAATGAGGAGATCGTGGCCCGGGCCATTGCCGCATCTGAAATTCCGGTTATTTCTGCAGTAGGGCATGAGGTGGATTATACCATTGCCGATTTCACAGCGGATGTGCGGGCTGAGACCCCGACTGCGGCAGCTGAAATGGTCGTACGCGATCGTCGTGAGATGAGCGGACAGGTTAAATCCTTGCAGCGTCATTTATCCAACCGGATGTATGAGCAGCTCAACAGTATGCGGCAACGTCTCGACCGTGCGACCGCATCCCGTTTTTTGCAAAAACCCCTGGCGGTTTTTGAGCCCATGGCCCAGCGGCTGGATGATTTAACCGCTGATTTGCGTCAATCCCTGACCAACCGTCTCAGATTTTCCCGCCAGGAACTTAAAGGCCGGATCGCCCAGCTTGAAGCCCTCTCGCCTTTGAAAGTCATGTCGCGCGGGTACTCACTGGTGTATAAACAGCCGGATAACCAACTCATCAAATCATCCAAATCCCTCAAGCAAGGGGATCAAATTCGCATCAAGCTGTCTGAAGGACAGGTTGAGTGTGATGTGAATAAAACGAAAGAAATCATTGGAAATGAAGTCTAA
- a CDS encoding Crp/Fnr family transcriptional regulator, whose protein sequence is MTTAQEIFERYGKTFSAGKIVFRENDIGEEMFIIQNGQIKIHKKTSEGEKTLVVLSDGDFFGEMAVIDREPRSASATAVTDTKCIVLNQEVFESTMQSNIHIVKKILRNMSSRLRDANKQIENLLVKDHKRRVANTLALLAHKHGTKGAKGMVRLSWQMQQV, encoded by the coding sequence ATGACAACGGCCCAAGAGATCTTTGAACGCTATGGCAAGACTTTTTCTGCCGGAAAGATTGTTTTTCGTGAGAATGATATTGGGGAAGAGATGTTTATCATCCAAAACGGTCAGATCAAAATTCACAAAAAAACCAGTGAAGGGGAGAAAACCCTGGTAGTCCTTTCCGATGGTGATTTTTTTGGTGAGATGGCGGTGATTGACCGGGAACCGCGTTCCGCATCGGCAACAGCAGTGACGGATACCAAATGTATTGTGCTTAATCAAGAAGTTTTTGAATCCACCATGCAGTCAAACATTCATATTGTTAAAAAAATTCTGCGTAATATGAGCTCCCGCCTGCGGGATGCCAATAAACAGATTGAAAATCTTTTGGTCAAGGACCACAAACGCCGTGTCGCCAATACCCTGGCATTGCTGGCACATAAGCATGGCACGAAGGGTGCCAAGGGCATGGTGCGGTTGAGCTGGCAGATGCAGCAGGTTTGA
- a CDS encoding 4Fe-4S dicluster domain-containing protein → MTFRLKIDPDRCKACEMCIAVCPKKIIRFSEKINKTGFRVVACVDEDSCTGCQACALVCPEVAIEIFKETEA, encoded by the coding sequence ATGACTTTTCGATTGAAAATTGATCCGGATCGATGCAAGGCCTGTGAAATGTGCATTGCAGTCTGTCCGAAAAAAATAATCCGGTTTTCGGAGAAGATTAATAAAACCGGGTTTCGTGTCGTCGCGTGTGTGGATGAAGATAGCTGTACCGGCTGCCAAGCCTGCGCCTTAGTATGTCCTGAGGTGGCAATTGAGATATTCAAGGAGACCGAAGCATGA
- a CDS encoding 3',5'-cyclic-nucleotide phosphodiesterase produces the protein MKITVLGASGGEAPGHNLTGFLIDNTMLVDAGTIGSKLGLEQQKDISDVLITHAHLDHIHSLPFLLDNLIGRISGPVNVYGLSQVLETIQKNIFNNKIWPDFTVLPTPENPILRFNPLVANQLLKINGYTVEPIAVDHSFAALGYIISDENGSVAFTGDTGPTLDLWKKLSQKRKIHAIFMECSFSDEQKDLARMTKHLATGDIPTEVAKTGRSGEMPVYLYHLKPQFAQIISEEVTQMEQLKIHIAKSGDEFHFLA, from the coding sequence ATGAAAATTACTGTATTAGGTGCATCGGGTGGAGAAGCGCCCGGACACAATTTGACCGGATTTTTAATTGATAACACCATGCTGGTGGATGCCGGTACGATTGGGAGTAAGCTCGGGCTGGAGCAGCAAAAAGATATTTCAGATGTATTGATTACCCATGCTCACCTGGACCATATTCATTCACTCCCGTTTTTGCTGGACAACCTCATCGGACGGATTTCCGGGCCGGTCAATGTGTATGGATTGTCCCAGGTTTTAGAGACCATTCAGAAAAATATTTTTAATAACAAAATTTGGCCTGATTTTACGGTACTGCCGACACCGGAAAATCCCATTCTTCGTTTCAACCCCTTGGTTGCAAATCAGTTGTTGAAGATCAATGGTTATACGGTTGAACCCATTGCGGTGGACCATTCCTTTGCGGCACTGGGATATATCATCAGTGATGAAAACGGCAGCGTGGCCTTTACCGGTGATACCGGCCCTACCTTGGATTTATGGAAAAAACTGTCGCAAAAAAGAAAAATTCATGCGATTTTTATGGAGTGTTCTTTTTCCGATGAACAAAAGGATTTGGCGAGGATGACCAAGCACCTTGCAACCGGAGATATTCCGACAGAGGTTGCCAAGACCGGGCGCAGCGGAGAGATGCCTGTCTATCTCTATCATTTGAAACCGCAGTTCGCCCAAATTATTTCAGAAGAAGTGACGCAGATGGAGCAACTGAAAATTCATATTGCCAAATCCGGTGATGAATTTCATTTTTTAGCGTGA
- a CDS encoding 3-methyl-2-oxobutanoate dehydrogenase subunit VorB yields MSEAVFMKGNDAMAEAAIRAGCRFYFGYPITPQNEVPAYMSRRMPEVGGTFLQAESELAAINMVFGAAVVGARAMTSSSSPGISLKQEGISYMAGCELPGVIANVMRGGPGLGNISPSQSDYWQSTRGGGHGDYRTIVLVPHTVTELVELTMDAFDLADLYRNPVLVLADGLLGQMMEKVVFPDPETQRLRGLLRGRELPPKDWALTGAKGRKPRLIRSLLMEPGALEAHNYKLGKKYAEIEANETRVEMTGCEDAEIVLTGYGSSARIAKQSQELLRKKGIKAGLFRPITVWPFPTRELTDLAKRLSKFIVVEMSMGQYIEDVQLAIAREKSLKDVDIRLIQNPGGAIPIAEDIVDQAMEVLR; encoded by the coding sequence ATGAGCGAAGCGGTTTTTATGAAAGGTAATGATGCCATGGCGGAAGCTGCCATTCGGGCAGGGTGTCGTTTTTATTTTGGTTACCCGATCACACCTCAAAATGAGGTTCCGGCATATATGTCGCGCCGCATGCCGGAGGTGGGCGGTACTTTTCTACAGGCAGAATCAGAACTGGCAGCCATCAATATGGTTTTTGGGGCAGCAGTTGTGGGTGCGCGGGCGATGACATCATCCTCTTCACCCGGGATTTCTCTGAAACAGGAAGGGATTTCCTATATGGCCGGCTGTGAATTGCCGGGCGTGATTGCCAATGTTATGCGGGGTGGTCCCGGTCTGGGTAACATTTCTCCGTCCCAGAGTGATTACTGGCAATCCACTCGCGGCGGCGGACATGGTGATTACCGGACCATTGTGCTGGTACCGCATACAGTGACTGAATTGGTTGAATTGACCATGGATGCTTTTGATCTGGCTGATTTGTATCGCAATCCGGTTCTGGTTTTGGCGGATGGTTTGCTGGGGCAGATGATGGAAAAAGTCGTGTTTCCTGATCCTGAGACCCAGCGTCTGCGTGGATTGCTTCGGGGCAGGGAATTGCCGCCCAAGGACTGGGCTTTGACAGGTGCCAAAGGCCGGAAACCACGGCTCATTCGCTCGCTGTTGATGGAGCCGGGTGCTTTGGAAGCGCATAATTATAAACTTGGGAAAAAATATGCAGAAATTGAAGCTAATGAAACCCGGGTGGAAATGACCGGATGTGAGGATGCGGAAATTGTTTTAACCGGTTATGGCAGTAGTGCGCGGATTGCCAAACAGTCCCAGGAGTTGCTCCGGAAAAAAGGCATTAAGGCAGGTTTGTTCAGGCCTATAACAGTGTGGCCTTTCCCGACCCGGGAATTGACCGACTTGGCAAAACGGCTTTCTAAGTTTATCGTGGTTGAGATGAGCATGGGTCAATATATTGAGGATGTACAACTTGCCATTGCCCGGGAAAAGAGTCTTAAAGATGTTGATATCCGTCTGATTCAGAATCCGGGCGGCGCGATCCCGATTGCGGAAGATATTGTGGATCAGGCGATGGAGGTGCTGCGATGA